GATACAGACAATGAGCTTAATTCCCGCATCCGTAGCTTCCAGTATCGCATCAAGACAAAAGGGGGCGGGCACATAGATAACCGAGGCACTCGCCTCTGTTTCAGCCACTGCATCCTTAACCGTGTTAAAAACCGGCAGGCCAAGGTGTTCAGCACCGCCTTTGCCCGGTGTAACACCACCCACCATCAGTGTGCCGTAGGCAATCGCCTGTTCAGAATGAAAACTTCCCTGCTTGCCGGTAAAACCCTGACAGATGACCTTGGTGTTTTTATTAATCAATATGCTCACTGTTATGCTCCTACCGCATCGACAATTTTCTGTGCTGCTGAGTCAAGATCTTCCGCAGCGATAATATTCAAACCGCTTTCGCTGAGTAACTCGCTTCCCCGGTGGGCGCTGTTACCCGCTAATCGCACCACCACCGGCACCTTAATATCCACCTCTTCAACGGCGGCGATAATGCCTTCAGCGATGATGTCGCAACGCACAATCCCACCAAAAATATTAACCAGAATCCCTTCCACCTTATCGTCAGATAAAATAATTTTAAACGCCTCAGCAACACGCTCCTTAGTCGCCGTCCCACCCACGTCGAGGAAATTGGCCGGATCACCACCGTGTAGCTTGATGAGATCCATGGTCGCCATCGCCAGGCCGGCACCATTCACCATGCAGCCGATAGTACCGTCCAGTGAAATGTAGTTAAGATCCCATTCGGTCGCACGCACCTCCCGGGCATCTTCCTGGCTAACATCACGCAGTGCCTTTATCTCTGGCTGGCGGTAGAGAGCCGAGTCATCAATATTAACCTTGCCATCCAGACAGATCAGGTCACCCTCTTCGGTAACAACCAAGGGGTTAATCTCCAATAAGCTAAGATCCTTATCTTCAAAGATAGTGGCAAGGCCACCCATTATTTTACCAAACTGTTTAATCTGGTCTCCTTTCAGCCCCAGCGCAAAGGCGATATCTCTCACCTGGTACGGTTGCAGACCAACCAACGGGTCGATAGATGCTTTAAGGATTTTTTCCGGTGTTTCTGCCGCCACTTTTTCAATCTCAACCCCCCCTTCGGTGGATGCCATAAAGGTAATCCGGCGGGAAGCGCGATCAAGCACAGCGCCCAAGTAGAGCTCTCGCTCAATACGGCTTGGCTCTTCGATCAACACCTGGTTAACTGGCTGCCCCTGAGCCGTTGTCTGGTAGGTCACCAAACGTGAGCCGAGCATATTATTGATAAATTCCAGCGCCTCCGCACGATCACGGGTAAGTTTGACACCACCTGACTTACCACGCCCACCGGCATGCACCTGAGCCTTGATAACCCAAGGCATTGTAGTAATTGAATCCAGTGCCGATTCAGCCTCCTCCAGATTACTGACGACCGTGTTATTCGGCACCCTAACGCCATACTGGGCGAAAAGTGCTTTGGCTTGATATTCGTGAAGATTCATTTTATGGCCTATCTTTTTAATCGGGCAGAGCCTACCCGTCTGGTTAATTCTTCGAGATCCTTGCCGACCTCATGGGTGCAAAGATCTCATCGACTATAGAGAGTATACATCGGGCTGTACATACGAAGCTAAAGCCACATTTAATCGCTTTCAGAGCCCATAAACCAGCACATTCATTTTCCGACAATGTAAACTGGCACTCCCTAAACAAAAAACTGTAATAACCCCATGCTAAAGGTCTATCACAGCAACCGCCTGGAGCAGCTTGCTATCTATATGGCAGCTACCATACAGGTGGAGCCACTGCAATCGGTACTCGCCCCTGAGGTGATTGTCACCCAGCACCAAGGGATGGCACGCTGGCTCTCGATGCAGCTGGCACAAGTGCAGGGAATCAGCGCCAATTGTGACTACCCGCTGCCCGCCAGCTACATCTGGAAATTGTACCGCAGCCAGCTTGATAACGTACCTGAAAGCTCCCTTTTTGATCGCTCAATTCTCACATGGCGCTTAATGGACTGCCTCCCCAGGCTGCTTGATGAGCCAGAATTCACACCCCTAAAGCACTATTTAAAATCTGGCCGTGAGCAGCTCAAGCAGTATCAGCTATGCCGTTACATCGCAGACACCTTTGAACAATACCTGATCTACCGCCCCGAATGGATTCACGCATGGCAACGCGGAGAGGATAGTGGCTGTGAAAAACAGCCCTGGCAGTCGCGCCTGTGGCGAGCGGTTGTAGGTGACACCCCCCCCGTTCACCGCGCCAGCCTGCACCAGCAGTTTATGCAACGGGCAGCACTGGACAAAATCGACCCACAAAAACTGCCACAACGCTTGATGGTATTTGGCATTAACAACCTGCCACCCAGCTATCTTGACGTGTTGGCGGCTGTGGCCAAAAAAATCGACGTTCACCTCTTCACACTCAACCCTTGCCTGGCCTTCTGGGAAGATATCAGCGCCCCCAAAACGGTCGCCAGACTGCGCCAACTGTGGCAAAAACAGGGCAAACCAGACTGCTCTGAAATGTATGAAGTGGGCAACTCGCTACTCGCCTCCATGGGCAAGCAGGGGCGTGATTTTCAACGCTTAATCCATCAGGAGCAGTACACCGTCGAAGATCATGACTGTAGCGTCTACCTGGATGAAAGCACCCTGCTGGAGTCCATTCAATCGGATATTTTGCAGTTACTGGAGCGCGGACAAGGTGATTACACGCCCTCCCCGGTGACCCCGCAAGACCACTCCCTCACGCTCCATAGCTGCCACAGCCCCATGCGCGAAGTGCAGGTGCTCTATGATCAACTCTTGCAGATGTTTGAACAAGACCCCGAACTGCAACCCCGCGATATCATCGTCATGACACCGGAAATTGACACCTACGCACCCTATATCGAAGCCATATTTGGTAGCGCTGCCGGCGAGCGGATAATCCCTTGGTCGATTGCCGATCGCTCAGCCCAGGCAGAACACCCGGTGTTGCACGCCTTTATGCAACTACTGCAACTGCCCGCTGCCCGCATGAGTGCCAGCGAAACTATCGCACTACTGGAGGTGCCTTCAGTATCACGTCACTACGGGCTGGATCAACAGGCACTACAGCGTATTCGCCAGTGGGTTAGAGAGAGTGGTATCCGCTGGGGAGTGGACAGTGAGTCACGCCGCGAACGGGGGCAACCTGACGATGAGCACTTCTCCTGGAAATTTGGCCTGCAACGGTTAATGCTCGGCTATGCCATGCCCGCCGAAGAGCAGCTATATGAAGGTGCACTCCCCTACATGCATATTGAAGGCATGGAAGCGCAGTGGCTCGGCAAATTACAGCGCTTTTTAGATGACCTTGCCACACTGCGCCAGCGCCTTGGCCGCCCCCGCACACCGGCCGAGTGGCAGCAGCTCATTAATGAGATGTTGTCACGTTTTGAGATCACAGGCGAAGATGAAGAGCAGGCGATACAGCTGTTAAGAGATGTAGTACACGACCTCAGCCTACACACTGAGGCAGCAGAGTATGAACATAAAATCCCACTGGAAGTGGTACAAGATTACATTAAAGGCCACCTACTCTCCCCCGCCTCACCGCACCGTTTTCTGGCAGGGCAAGTGAGCTTCTGCGCCATGATGCCGATGCGTAGCTTACCCTTCAAGGTGGTCTGCATGATAGGAATGAATGACCGCAGCTATCCACGCACCCGCCCGCCTCTCGGTTTTGACCTGATAGTCGATACACCGCGCCCCGGTGATCGCTCACGGCGTGATGATGACCGCTACCTGTTTCTGGAGGCACTGCTCTCCGCCAGGCAAATGCTCTATATCAGCTATATTGGCCGCTCAATTCACGACAATGCACCGATGCTGCCATCCGTTCTGGTCTGTGAGCTACAAGATTACATCGAACAGGGCTTTGTCACCGGCACCGAGCAACCCATATTAAAAAAAATGCTAACAGAGCACCCCCTGCAACCCTTCAGCCCACGCTATTTTCAGGGTGATCAGGCGCTTTTCAGTTACGATAAAATGTGGGCAGATGCCGCCAATGTTCTACAAAACAAAAGAGCCGCTCTGCCCTTTTCAGAAGCACCACTCCCCCCGGCTGAAAATGCACTGCGCCGCATCGAGCTGAATGAGCTGATCCGTTTTTTCAAAGCCCCTGCCCGCTACTTCCTGCAACAACGCTTCGGCATTCAGCTCGACCAGCAAGAAGATGCACTGCTCGACAGCGAACCCTTTACCCTCGACAGCCTACAGATCTATCAACTCAAACAGCAGTTGCTAGAGCAACAGCTACAAACGGGCGACCTCGACCAGTACCGTGAGCGGCTAAAAGCAAAAGGTGAGCTACCCGCAGCGGCCTTTGCCGATGCCTGCTATAGCGACCAGCAAGAGGCCGCTGTTATATTTGCCGAGCAATTAAAAGCGCAACTAACCCCCCCACTAGAACCCCTTGAACTGGATCTAACCGTGGGCGACTTCCAGCTGCACGGCTGGTTAAAAAATATCAGCCATGATGGACAGCAGAGCTACCGTTACACCAAAATCAAAGCCAACGACAGAATGGCTCTGTGGCTTAACCATCTCGCACTCTGCGCACTCAAACCCAACGACGTGGCGTGCCAAAGCCGACACTTCGCTGAAGATGGCAAGCTCTGTTTAACTCCGGTAAAAGATCCCCTGCCACCACTGCAGCAGCTACTGGAGTGCTATTGGCAAGGGCTGCATCAACCCTTACCATTTTACCCGCAAAGCTCATTCGACTATGCGCTATCAATTAAAAAAGGGAAAATGGCCAGTGAGGCACTGAGCAAAGCAGAAAAAACCTTTTTGGGTAACCCAAAATACAGCCAAGGTGAAGGCGAAGACCCATACATACAGTTGGTATTGCGTAACGCATCCCCCCTCAACCACGACTTCATGGCACTGGCAGAAACGATCTATCAGCCACTGCTCGCTGCCGAGGAGCCAAAATAGTGACCATGCAACCACTCGATCTCAACACATTACCGCTGGATGGCGTGCGGCTCATTGAAGCCTCTGCGGGCACCGGAAAAACCTACACCATCGCCACCCTCTACCTGCGCCTGTTACTGGAACGCACCCTTTCGGTAAAACAGATTCTGGTGGTCACTTTCACCAAAGCAGCCACCGAAGAGTTGCGGGGTCGAATTCGTCAACGGATGCGTGAAGCACTGCAACAACTGCAAGGCAGCAAGCAACCAGCCGACCCGGCACTACTCGGCATTCTCTCTCAACTAAATGACCACAAAACCGCCGCACAGCAACTCAAAGATGCGCTCACCCTGATGGATGAAGCGGCGATCTTTACCATTCACAGCTTCTGCCAACGGATGCTCACTGAAAATGCCTTTGAGAGTGGCTCACTGTTTGATGCCGAGCTGATAACCGACGAAATCGACTACCTGCGCGAAATTGCCGAAGATTTTTGGCGCAGCCACTTCTACACCATGAATGAAGCGGATGCAGCCTGGGTAGCCAAACAGTGGAAAGAGGGGCCATCAACCCTCCTGGAAGAGCTGCGTAGCGCGCTTAACCGACATGAATTAACCGTCATCCCATCCGTCACAACCCGCCAACTTGAGGCGCTGTGGAGCCAACGAAATAAGCTAATTGAGCAAGTACAAAAACTGTGGCACAACGAGGCTGAAACGCTTCGCCCGCTACTGACCCAAGACAAAGGACTAAACCGTCGTACATACCGTATCGATACGCTTGAAAAACTATTCACCGCAATGAATCAATTTTGTGAATCACCCTACCCACGCTCACTACCAGAAAAAATAGAGCTACTCACTGCCAGTAAAATCAGTACCTCAATGAAAAAGGGCCACCCCCCCTTACAACACCGTTTTTTTGAACTGAATGACCAATTGTTTGCAATGTGGGAAAAAGCAGAGCAGCTGCGCCGCAGCCTGATTATGCAGCAGTTTATCCAATACAGTCGTGACACCTTAATTGAGCGCAAAACAGCA
The genomic region above belongs to Gammaproteobacteria bacterium and contains:
- the sucC gene encoding ADP-forming succinate--CoA ligase subunit beta: MNLHEYQAKALFAQYGVRVPNNTVVSNLEEAESALDSITTMPWVIKAQVHAGGRGKSGGVKLTRDRAEALEFINNMLGSRLVTYQTTAQGQPVNQVLIEEPSRIERELYLGAVLDRASRRITFMASTEGGVEIEKVAAETPEKILKASIDPLVGLQPYQVRDIAFALGLKGDQIKQFGKIMGGLATIFEDKDLSLLEINPLVVTEEGDLICLDGKVNIDDSALYRQPEIKALRDVSQEDAREVRATEWDLNYISLDGTIGCMVNGAGLAMATMDLIKLHGGDPANFLDVGGTATKERVAEAFKIILSDDKVEGILVNIFGGIVRCDIIAEGIIAAVEEVDIKVPVVVRLAGNSAHRGSELLSESGLNIIAAEDLDSAAQKIVDAVGA
- the recC gene encoding exodeoxyribonuclease V subunit gamma, which gives rise to MLKVYHSNRLEQLAIYMAATIQVEPLQSVLAPEVIVTQHQGMARWLSMQLAQVQGISANCDYPLPASYIWKLYRSQLDNVPESSLFDRSILTWRLMDCLPRLLDEPEFTPLKHYLKSGREQLKQYQLCRYIADTFEQYLIYRPEWIHAWQRGEDSGCEKQPWQSRLWRAVVGDTPPVHRASLHQQFMQRAALDKIDPQKLPQRLMVFGINNLPPSYLDVLAAVAKKIDVHLFTLNPCLAFWEDISAPKTVARLRQLWQKQGKPDCSEMYEVGNSLLASMGKQGRDFQRLIHQEQYTVEDHDCSVYLDESTLLESIQSDILQLLERGQGDYTPSPVTPQDHSLTLHSCHSPMREVQVLYDQLLQMFEQDPELQPRDIIVMTPEIDTYAPYIEAIFGSAAGERIIPWSIADRSAQAEHPVLHAFMQLLQLPAARMSASETIALLEVPSVSRHYGLDQQALQRIRQWVRESGIRWGVDSESRRERGQPDDEHFSWKFGLQRLMLGYAMPAEEQLYEGALPYMHIEGMEAQWLGKLQRFLDDLATLRQRLGRPRTPAEWQQLINEMLSRFEITGEDEEQAIQLLRDVVHDLSLHTEAAEYEHKIPLEVVQDYIKGHLLSPASPHRFLAGQVSFCAMMPMRSLPFKVVCMIGMNDRSYPRTRPPLGFDLIVDTPRPGDRSRRDDDRYLFLEALLSARQMLYISYIGRSIHDNAPMLPSVLVCELQDYIEQGFVTGTEQPILKKMLTEHPLQPFSPRYFQGDQALFSYDKMWADAANVLQNKRAALPFSEAPLPPAENALRRIELNELIRFFKAPARYFLQQRFGIQLDQQEDALLDSEPFTLDSLQIYQLKQQLLEQQLQTGDLDQYRERLKAKGELPAAAFADACYSDQQEAAVIFAEQLKAQLTPPLEPLELDLTVGDFQLHGWLKNISHDGQQSYRYTKIKANDRMALWLNHLALCALKPNDVACQSRHFAEDGKLCLTPVKDPLPPLQQLLECYWQGLHQPLPFYPQSSFDYALSIKKGKMASEALSKAEKTFLGNPKYSQGEGEDPYIQLVLRNASPLNHDFMALAETIYQPLLAAEEPK